TAGGGGGCATTTATGGGAGAATTGATCAATAAACTCAGAGATCAGGCGGTTGCCTGGTTTAATAGCATGGACCAGAGAAGAAGAATTCTGGTTATCGGCGGTGCGGTCGGTTTTGTTTTGGTTGTCGCTGTGCTGCTCATCATGGTCACCAGACCCAACTACGTAGCGATCAATCGTGGTCTTACGGCCCAACAGGCGGCTGGTATCACCGCGAAGCTTGAAGAGGAGAATATTCCTTGGAAAAGTGAGGATAATGCCACAACCGTTCTAGTGCCGCAAAACCAGGTCGATCAGGCGAGAATGGCTTTGTCGCTTGCCAATCTGACTTCGAACGACGGTTTTACATATGACGATGTATGGGCGCAGATCAGCTTTACACAGACTACCGAAGAAAAGAACAAGATGTTCCTGATTGCCCAGCAGACCAGCATTGCCAACTCGCTTAAATTTATCGAATCGATCGATGAGGCGAAGGTGATTCTAAACGTTAAGGAATCGAGCAGCTTCTTGAATCTTGAAGAAGATGTTTCAAGCGCTTCGGTGTACATAAACGTCAATCCGAACAATCAACTTAACGATTCACAGGTAAAGAGTATTGTCAACTTTGTCACTACCGCTGTGAAAGGTCTGACTCCCGATAAGATTACGATCATCGACCAGACGGGAATGCAACTTAATAATTATGAGCTGTCAAGCGAACAGGGGTCGTCTTCAAAACAGGATGAGCTCAAAGTTGAAGTGGAGCAGAGGCTTGATAAGAACATCAAAGAATTTTTAGCGCAGATCTATGGCGATAAGAATGTCAATGTCATGACTAGCGTGACGCTTGATTTTGACAGTCAAACGACAAACACCATTCAGTTTTCGACGCCTGTCGAAGGTGCTGAAGATGGACTTTTGAGATCGGTGGCATCCCTAAAGGAAAATGTTGTGAACAACGCTTCTGGCGGAGTAGCAGGTACGGACACCAACACGACGGAAACCCCTAATTTTACGACGACCGACAGTGGTTCGTCTGATTATACTAAGTCGCAGGAAACTCTGAATTACGAGCTTAATGAAGTGCAGCAGACCATTGTGAAGTCAGAGGGCCAGATTTCAGGGATCTCAATCGCGGTCATCATCAATAAGACGGCACTTGTCGACAGCGAGCTGTCGGATGAGGATAAACTTAGACTCACAAACCTGG
The Fusibacter sp. A1 DNA segment above includes these coding regions:
- the fliF gene encoding flagellar basal-body MS-ring/collar protein FliF, yielding MGELINKLRDQAVAWFNSMDQRRRILVIGGAVGFVLVVAVLLIMVTRPNYVAINRGLTAQQAAGITAKLEEENIPWKSEDNATTVLVPQNQVDQARMALSLANLTSNDGFTYDDVWAQISFTQTTEEKNKMFLIAQQTSIANSLKFIESIDEAKVILNVKESSSFLNLEEDVSSASVYINVNPNNQLNDSQVKSIVNFVTTAVKGLTPDKITIIDQTGMQLNNYELSSEQGSSSKQDELKVEVEQRLDKNIKEFLAQIYGDKNVNVMTSVTLDFDSQTTNTIQFSTPVEGAEDGLLRSVASLKENVVNNASGGVAGTDTNTTETPNFTTTDSGSSDYTKSQETLNYELNEVQQTIVKSEGQISGISIAVIINKTALVDSELSDEDKLRLTNLVSAAAGFDDTKYVEVFTGDFQVEAVVPLTPDVATLFNIPIWIFAVVLGIFAVAGLVTFLMIRRRASNLKAAQEIIEEREEFEEIDTEFQDRSSPKYQIEKFIDSKPEAVAQLLRSWLSED